Below is a window of Elusimicrobiota bacterium DNA.
GAAGGCGCTGGACCGGTTTGAGAACCGAGTGCGGGAAATCACGCGACGGAACCGGGGTGTGAGCCTGGAGCAGATGGTGGAGGAACTGTCCACGTACCTGACCGGGTGGCGGAGCTACTTTGGGCACTGCCAGACACCCTCCGTGCTGGAACGTCTGGACGGCTGGATCCGGCGCAGGCTTCGGTCTGTTGTCTGGAAACAGTGGCGGCGGGGACGAACCCGGTTTGCGCAACTCTGTCAACGGGGCGTGAGTGTCGTGCTGTCGGCTGTGGCAGCAGGCAAGACTCACGGCCCCTGGCGAATGGCGCAACACGAGGCGATGTGGCTCGCTCTGCC
It encodes the following:
- a CDS encoding transposase, coding for KALDRFENRVREITRRNRGVSLEQMVEELSTYLTGWRSYFGHCQTPSVLERLDGWIRRRLRSVVWKQWRRGRTRFAQLCQRGVSVVLSAVAAGKTHGPWRMAQHEAMWLALPNAYFDSLGLPRLDPRCR